From Demequina lutea, a single genomic window includes:
- the sdhA gene encoding succinate dehydrogenase flavoprotein subunit: protein MTTTHEYDVVIVGAGGAGMRAALESSQRARTAVLTKLYPTRSHTGAAQGGMAAALSNVEDDNAEWHMFDTIKGGDYLVDQDAAEILCNEAVDAVLDLEKMGLPFNRTEDGHIDQRRFGGHTRNHGEAPVRRACYAADRTGHMILQTLYQQCVKQEVEFYNEYYVLDLLLTEDPQAAAAGGEVAVAGVVAYELATGEIHTFRAKSVIFATGGAGKIFKTTSNAHTLTGDGMGIALRAGLPLEDMEFFQFHPTGLAGLGILLSEAARGEGAILRNSTGERFMERYAPTIKDLAPRDMVSRAMWTEVREGRGCGPHKDYVLLDLTHLEPAHIDAKLPDITEFARTYLGIEPYTDPIPVFPTAHYAMGGIPTNVTGQVLRNNTDTINGLYAAGECACVSVHGANRLGTNSLLDINVFGRRAGIAAAEYALATEAAPELPADAAAAVAGLVETLRKTTSVTGAESVAVLRRELQETMDRNVQVFRTAETLAEATAVIASVKERYASIAIHDRGQKYNTDLLEAIELGFLIDLAQLVVAGALAREESRGGHYREDFPTRDDAGFMKHTMAYATADGVRLDYKPVVVTRYPPMERKY from the coding sequence ATGACCACCACGCATGAATACGACGTCGTGATTGTGGGCGCCGGCGGCGCTGGCATGCGCGCGGCCCTCGAAAGTTCGCAGCGCGCCCGCACGGCCGTCCTCACCAAGCTCTATCCCACGCGCTCCCACACCGGCGCCGCTCAAGGCGGCATGGCCGCGGCGCTGAGCAATGTCGAGGATGACAACGCCGAATGGCACATGTTCGACACGATCAAGGGCGGCGACTACCTGGTTGACCAGGACGCCGCCGAAATCCTGTGCAACGAGGCGGTCGATGCCGTGCTCGACCTGGAGAAGATGGGCCTGCCGTTCAACCGCACGGAGGACGGCCACATCGACCAGCGCCGCTTTGGTGGGCACACGCGCAACCACGGCGAGGCCCCTGTGAGGCGCGCCTGCTATGCGGCCGACCGCACCGGTCACATGATTTTGCAGACGCTGTACCAACAGTGCGTCAAACAAGAGGTGGAGTTCTACAACGAGTACTACGTGCTCGACCTGCTGCTCACCGAAGACCCTCAGGCCGCCGCCGCTGGCGGAGAGGTAGCGGTCGCGGGAGTGGTCGCCTACGAGCTCGCCACGGGTGAGATTCACACGTTCCGCGCCAAGTCGGTCATCTTCGCCACGGGTGGCGCGGGCAAGATTTTCAAGACGACGTCGAACGCCCACACGCTGACGGGCGACGGCATGGGCATCGCGTTGCGTGCAGGCCTTCCGCTCGAGGACATGGAGTTCTTCCAGTTCCACCCGACAGGCCTCGCTGGCCTCGGCATCCTGCTTTCTGAGGCCGCGCGCGGCGAGGGCGCAATCCTGCGCAACTCCACCGGCGAGCGCTTCATGGAGCGCTACGCCCCCACCATCAAGGACCTCGCGCCGCGCGACATGGTGTCGAGGGCGATGTGGACCGAGGTGCGTGAGGGGCGCGGTTGCGGCCCTCACAAGGACTACGTGCTGCTCGACCTCACCCACCTCGAGCCGGCGCACATCGACGCCAAACTGCCCGACATCACGGAGTTCGCGCGTACCTATCTGGGCATCGAGCCGTACACCGATCCCATTCCGGTATTCCCCACGGCCCACTACGCGATGGGCGGCATCCCCACCAACGTCACCGGCCAGGTGCTGCGCAACAACACGGACACCATCAACGGTCTCTACGCGGCCGGTGAGTGCGCGTGTGTCTCCGTCCACGGCGCCAACCGCCTCGGCACCAACTCGCTGCTCGACATCAACGTGTTCGGCCGTAGGGCTGGAATCGCGGCCGCCGAGTACGCGCTCGCCACCGAGGCGGCGCCCGAGTTACCCGCCGACGCAGCGGCAGCCGTGGCGGGCCTCGTCGAGACCCTGCGGAAGACCACGTCGGTGACCGGCGCCGAGAGCGTGGCCGTCCTGCGCCGCGAACTCCAAGAGACGATGGACCGCAACGTCCAGGTGTTCCGAACAGCCGAGACGCTCGCCGAGGCGACCGCCGTCATCGCGTCCGTCAAGGAACGCTACGCAAGTATCGCGATCCACGACCGTGGCCAGAAGTACAACACCGACCTTCTCGAGGCGATTGAGCTCGGGTTCCTCATCGACCTGGCTCAGTTAGTCGTGGCGGGCGCCCTGGCGCGCGAGGAGAGCCGTGGGGGCCACTATCGCGAGGACTTCCCCACTCGCGACGATGCCGGCTTCATGAAGCACACGATGGCCTATGCCACGGCTGACGGCGTGCGGCTTGACTACAAGCCAGTCGTCGTCACGCGGTATCCGCCGATGGAACGGAAGTACTGA
- a CDS encoding thymidine phosphorylase — MTEAFDAVDVIVTKRDGGRLSAEQIDWVVDAYTRGVVADEQMSSLAMAILQRGMDRAEIARWTKAMIATGERLDYSGLDRPTADKHSTGGVGDKITLPLAPLVAACGVAVPQLSGRGLGHTGGTLDKLESIPGWRASLTNDQMYAQLRSVGAVICAAGTGLAPADKKLYALRDVTGTVEAIPLIASSIMSKKIAEGTGVLVLDVKVGSGAFMKDIDMARELARTMVELGADAGVVTSALLTDMSTPLGRAVGNGLEVTESVEVLAGGGPADVVELTIMLAREMLAGAGVTDVDPAEALADGRAMDAWRRMISAQGGDPDAVMPVAPHIEEVRAEADGVITRMDAMGVGVAAWRLGAGRARKEDPVQASAGVFLHKTLGETVRKGDVIMTLNTETPERFARAKQALVDACGGTGAVEIASSGAARGPIVLDRIGTAT, encoded by the coding sequence GTGACCGAGGCCTTTGACGCCGTCGACGTGATTGTCACCAAGCGCGACGGCGGGCGCCTGAGCGCGGAACAGATCGACTGGGTGGTGGACGCCTACACGCGCGGGGTGGTGGCCGACGAGCAGATGAGTTCGCTCGCCATGGCGATCCTGCAGCGCGGAATGGATCGCGCGGAGATCGCGCGGTGGACCAAGGCCATGATCGCCACGGGAGAGAGGCTCGACTACTCGGGCCTCGACCGCCCCACCGCCGACAAGCACTCGACCGGCGGCGTCGGCGACAAGATCACGTTGCCGTTGGCCCCCCTCGTGGCGGCGTGCGGTGTGGCCGTTCCCCAGTTGTCCGGCCGCGGACTCGGCCACACGGGCGGCACGCTCGACAAGCTCGAGTCGATCCCCGGCTGGCGCGCGTCCCTCACCAACGACCAGATGTACGCGCAACTGCGCTCGGTGGGTGCTGTCATTTGCGCGGCAGGCACAGGCTTGGCCCCCGCCGACAAGAAGCTCTACGCCTTGAGAGACGTCACCGGCACGGTTGAGGCCATCCCGCTGATCGCCAGTTCGATCATGTCCAAGAAGATCGCCGAGGGCACCGGCGTACTGGTGCTTGACGTCAAGGTGGGTTCGGGTGCGTTCATGAAGGACATCGACATGGCGCGCGAGCTTGCGCGCACGATGGTCGAGTTGGGTGCCGACGCGGGCGTGGTCACGTCGGCGCTGCTGACCGACATGTCCACGCCGCTCGGCCGCGCCGTGGGCAACGGCCTTGAGGTGACGGAGTCCGTCGAGGTTCTCGCAGGAGGCGGCCCCGCCGACGTCGTCGAGCTCACCATCATGCTTGCCCGCGAGATGCTTGCCGGCGCAGGCGTGACCGACGTTGACCCCGCCGAGGCTCTTGCCGATGGCCGCGCAATGGATGCCTGGCGTCGCATGATTTCCGCCCAGGGCGGCGACCCCGACGCGGTCATGCCTGTCGCGCCCCACATCGAGGAGGTGCGGGCCGAGGCGGATGGCGTCATTACCCGCATGGACGCGATGGGTGTGGGCGTCGCCGCGTGGCGACTGGGCGCGGGGCGAGCCCGTAAGGAGGACCCCGTCCAGGCATCGGCCGGAGTGTTCCTGCACAAGACGCTTGGCGAGACCGTGCGCAAGGGCGACGTCATCATGACCCTCAACACCGAGACCCCCGAACGCTTCGCGCGCGCCAAGCAGGCGCTGGTCGACGCTTGCGGCGGGACTGGAGCCGTCGAGATCGCGTCCAGCGGTGCCGCGCGTGGGCCGATCGTGCTCGACCGCATCGGGACGGCCACGTAG
- a CDS encoding ABC transporter permease, whose product MTATATEPSTSRGPDDKREENVLRSIVESNGLVVFLAIVSALVVGALLVVLSDQSVQTASGYFFSRPSDTLSASWKAISDAYIAMFQGSIYNVTAHTFSAGIRPLTNTLTFSAPLIFAGLGLGVGFRAGLFNIGAQGQVILGATMAGFIGFQFHLPWGIHLAVAVIGAILGGALWGFIPGLLKATTGAHEVIVTIMLNYVAVYGLAWLLSLKSWQVPGSGNPKSPQIDATAQWPPMFGSSYNLHWGFVAALAAAVGVWWLMERSILGFTFRAVGANAAAATKAGMNVKLTYVLVMVVAGALAGLAGASQVLGTEKALTGGIAGSIGFDAITVALLGRSRPAGIVAAGILFGGLRASGPTLQAQAGLPIDIVLVIQSVIVLFIAAPPLVRFLFRLPDPRHPKEVTA is encoded by the coding sequence GTGACCGCAACCGCTACCGAGCCCAGCACCTCGCGGGGCCCTGACGATAAGCGTGAGGAGAACGTCCTCCGCTCGATTGTCGAGTCCAATGGATTGGTCGTGTTCCTTGCGATCGTGTCGGCGCTCGTCGTCGGCGCACTGCTTGTGGTGCTCTCCGACCAGTCGGTACAGACGGCCTCGGGCTACTTCTTCTCGCGCCCTAGCGACACGCTGTCGGCCTCTTGGAAGGCGATCTCGGACGCCTACATCGCGATGTTCCAGGGGTCGATCTACAACGTCACCGCCCACACGTTCTCGGCGGGCATCAGGCCGCTCACCAACACACTGACCTTCTCGGCGCCCCTGATCTTCGCGGGCCTCGGCCTTGGCGTCGGCTTCCGCGCCGGTCTGTTCAACATCGGTGCTCAAGGGCAGGTCATCCTCGGCGCCACAATGGCCGGATTCATTGGTTTCCAGTTCCACCTGCCGTGGGGCATTCACCTGGCTGTCGCCGTCATCGGCGCGATCCTCGGCGGCGCCCTGTGGGGTTTCATCCCCGGACTGCTGAAGGCCACCACGGGGGCGCATGAGGTGATCGTCACGATCATGCTCAACTACGTGGCCGTCTACGGCCTCGCGTGGCTGCTCAGCCTCAAGTCCTGGCAGGTACCAGGTTCAGGCAACCCCAAGTCTCCCCAAATCGACGCCACGGCGCAGTGGCCCCCCATGTTCGGTAGCTCCTACAACCTGCACTGGGGATTCGTGGCGGCGCTGGCCGCCGCGGTCGGCGTGTGGTGGCTCATGGAACGCTCCATCCTCGGGTTCACGTTCCGTGCGGTGGGCGCGAACGCGGCGGCCGCGACCAAGGCAGGCATGAACGTCAAGCTCACCTACGTGCTCGTCATGGTGGTGGCGGGCGCTCTCGCGGGCCTCGCCGGTGCCAGCCAGGTCCTCGGAACCGAGAAGGCCCTGACGGGTGGCATCGCCGGCTCGATCGGCTTTGACGCCATCACGGTGGCACTGCTGGGCAGGTCTCGCCCCGCAGGCATCGTGGCCGCAGGCATCCTGTTCGGTGGCCTGCGAGCCTCCGGGCCGACGCTCCAGGCCCAGGCCGGATTGCCCATCGACATCGTGCTCGTGATCCAATCGGTGATCGTGCTGTTCATCGCGGCGCCGCCGCTCGTGAGATTCCTGTTCCGGTTACCCGATCCTCGCCACCCGAAGGAGGTGACGGCATGA
- a CDS encoding succinate dehydrogenase hydrophobic membrane anchor subunit codes for MTAPELTHPLPRTRRRLTPALRWWWMFQRISGVVLVALIFTHLFYNLILGGGVSQIDFGFVAGKWAAPLWQWWDFTMLVLAMLHGMNGMGYLINDYARSKRSRGILHILLGAATAVIIVLGTLVIFTFDPCPAGANPQNLNVPLCQELGKL; via the coding sequence ATGACAGCTCCCGAACTCACTCACCCACTGCCGCGCACACGCAGGCGCCTCACCCCCGCCCTCCGGTGGTGGTGGATGTTCCAGCGCATCTCCGGCGTCGTGCTGGTAGCCCTCATCTTCACGCACCTGTTCTACAACCTGATCCTCGGCGGCGGCGTCAGCCAGATCGACTTTGGATTCGTGGCCGGCAAGTGGGCCGCCCCGCTGTGGCAATGGTGGGACTTCACGATGCTCGTGCTCGCGATGCTCCACGGCATGAACGGCATGGGGTACCTCATCAACGACTACGCCCGCTCCAAGCGCAGTCGCGGAATACTGCACATCCTCCTGGGCGCCGCGACGGCCGTGATCATCGTGCTCGGCACGCTCGTGATCTTCACTTTTGACCCCTGCCCGGCTGGCGCCAATCCTCAGAATCTCAATGTCCCCCTCTGTCAGGAGCTTGGAAAGCTATGA
- a CDS encoding BMP family lipoprotein, which yields MKNTLRIGAIAAASALALAACSSAPATVSTGTSAAPTTSAAANIDYKACMVSDAGGFDDGSFNQSGFEGLQRAKADLHINTATAESNSADQYAPNIAAMVAANCNLIITVGFALSQATVDAALANPTISFAIVDDLADNNFDGTTDAPNIKPLTFQTDQAAYLAGYASASATKTGTIATFGGIAYPSVTIFMDGFLAGADAYNKDAGKSVSVLGWDGANGQFTGDFDDLSKGQTAAQAFIDQGADIILPVAGPVGGGAAAAAQAAGNTWIVGVDADWTVTYPAYKDIILTSILKNIGNSVYDTIKEAVSPAGMTYTPYVGTLANGGVGIAPFADGTVSADVQAKLADLTKGIIAGTIKTTPGA from the coding sequence ATGAAGAACACCCTGCGCATTGGCGCAATCGCCGCGGCATCGGCGCTTGCTCTTGCCGCATGTTCCAGCGCGCCAGCAACCGTGTCTACAGGCACGTCGGCCGCGCCCACCACCTCCGCCGCAGCAAACATTGACTACAAGGCGTGCATGGTCTCCGACGCCGGTGGCTTTGACGACGGGTCGTTCAACCAGTCCGGCTTTGAGGGCCTGCAGCGGGCCAAGGCCGATCTGCACATCAACACGGCGACCGCCGAGTCGAACAGCGCGGACCAGTACGCACCGAACATCGCCGCGATGGTTGCCGCCAATTGCAACCTCATCATCACGGTCGGATTCGCGCTGTCACAGGCCACTGTGGACGCCGCCCTGGCCAACCCCACCATCTCGTTCGCGATCGTGGACGACCTTGCCGACAACAACTTCGATGGCACGACGGACGCGCCGAACATCAAGCCGCTGACCTTCCAGACCGACCAGGCGGCCTACTTGGCCGGCTACGCGTCCGCCTCGGCGACCAAGACCGGCACCATCGCCACCTTCGGTGGCATCGCCTACCCGTCGGTCACCATCTTCATGGACGGCTTCCTTGCTGGTGCCGATGCCTACAACAAGGACGCCGGTAAGTCCGTGTCCGTTCTGGGCTGGGACGGCGCCAACGGTCAGTTCACCGGTGACTTCGACGACCTCTCGAAGGGCCAGACGGCCGCTCAGGCCTTCATCGACCAGGGTGCGGACATCATCCTCCCCGTTGCCGGCCCCGTCGGTGGCGGCGCCGCTGCTGCCGCTCAGGCTGCGGGCAACACCTGGATCGTTGGCGTCGACGCCGACTGGACCGTCACGTACCCCGCGTACAAGGACATCATCCTGACGTCGATCCTGAAGAACATCGGCAACTCGGTGTACGACACGATCAAGGAGGCCGTCTCTCCCGCAGGCATGACATACACGCCTTACGTGGGAACGCTCGCAAACGGTGGAGTCGGCATCGCGCCCTTCGCCGATGGCACGGTCTCGGCCGACGTGCAGGCAAAGCTCGCCGACCTCACCAAGGGCATCATCGCGGGCACCATCAAGACCACCCCTGGTGCCTAA
- a CDS encoding ABC transporter permease, producing the protein MTTVEASVSVTTDRSAPSFVKQWKAVIGYGAIGLLSLFAFGFGTASGVSTSFAVSRPNDTIKLPHFSVPSQTTTITLSILLLALACFQVWAQRRKMRVGVWLPIVFAVVFMAALLTWAGAGRANTDMAITGLLVSGVFLAVPLVFGAMAGTLCERSGIVNIAIEGQLLGGAFLAAVVASVTHNAYLGMVAAPLAGALVGALLALFAVRYWVDQIVVGVVLNVLVIGITNFLYSTVLTGNRDLNQAGALIGAHGGVIMHSLPIPLLADIPIIGPVFFDQNALVYLMYAIVIVFQIMLFKSRWGLRVRAVGEHPMAADTVGIKVNRTRVRNTILGGAIAGLGGAFFTVASGLAFSKEMTAGKGYIALAAMILGRWNPKGALAAALLFGFADALRIQLGVVGSAIPSQFLAMLPYLATIFAVAGLVGRSRPPAAENIPYKK; encoded by the coding sequence ATGACCACCGTCGAAGCGTCAGTGAGCGTCACGACGGACAGGTCTGCACCGTCGTTCGTCAAGCAGTGGAAGGCAGTGATCGGCTACGGCGCGATCGGGCTGTTGAGCCTCTTCGCCTTCGGATTCGGCACGGCCAGCGGCGTCTCCACGAGCTTTGCAGTGTCGCGACCGAATGACACCATCAAGTTGCCCCACTTCTCCGTGCCATCCCAAACCACGACCATCACGCTTTCCATCCTTCTGCTCGCACTCGCCTGCTTCCAGGTCTGGGCACAGCGGCGCAAGATGCGCGTGGGCGTGTGGCTCCCGATCGTTTTCGCCGTGGTCTTCATGGCCGCGCTACTGACGTGGGCGGGTGCGGGTCGCGCGAACACCGACATGGCCATCACCGGGCTGCTGGTCTCGGGCGTCTTCCTCGCTGTGCCGCTGGTATTCGGCGCCATGGCCGGCACGCTGTGCGAGAGATCTGGCATCGTCAACATCGCCATCGAGGGTCAGTTGCTCGGCGGCGCCTTCCTGGCCGCCGTGGTCGCTTCCGTGACGCACAACGCCTACCTCGGCATGGTCGCTGCACCCCTCGCTGGCGCGCTCGTGGGTGCACTACTTGCCCTGTTTGCAGTTCGGTATTGGGTGGACCAAATCGTGGTGGGCGTGGTCCTCAACGTTCTCGTCATCGGCATCACGAACTTCCTGTACTCCACGGTGCTCACCGGAAACAGGGACCTCAATCAGGCGGGCGCGCTGATCGGGGCGCACGGCGGCGTGATCATGCATTCCCTGCCCATTCCGCTGCTCGCCGACATTCCCATCATCGGCCCCGTGTTCTTCGACCAGAACGCGCTCGTGTATCTCATGTACGCGATCGTGATCGTGTTCCAGATCATGCTGTTCAAGTCCCGCTGGGGCCTGCGGGTGCGCGCCGTCGGCGAGCACCCCATGGCCGCGGACACCGTCGGTATCAAGGTCAACCGCACCCGGGTGCGCAACACGATCCTTGGCGGTGCCATCGCCGGGCTTGGCGGCGCGTTCTTCACCGTCGCATCGGGGTTGGCGTTCTCCAAGGAGATGACCGCGGGCAAGGGCTATATTGCCCTGGCCGCCATGATTCTGGGTCGCTGGAATCCGAAGGGCGCCCTGGCGGCCGCCCTGCTGTTCGGTTTCGCCGACGCCCTGCGCATCCAGTTGGGAGTCGTCGGTTCGGCAATTCCGAGCCAGTTCCTGGCGATGCTGCCTTACCTCGCCACCATCTTTGCCGTGGCCGGGCTGGTGGGCAGGTCCCGCCCGCCGGCCGCCGAAAACATCCCCTACAAGAAGTAG
- the sdhC gene encoding succinate dehydrogenase, cytochrome b556 subunit codes for MGSTHLDVPPKEQAVSSKPTLYRGHEGMWMWMVHRATGVAVFFFLLVHVLDTALVRISPQAYNQVIGNYKTPLYGLLEAALVAAIVLHAFNGLRIIAVDQWTWALRHQKLLVWIVWGIFVVLMAGFLPRHLSHVFGGA; via the coding sequence ATGGGAAGCACTCACCTCGACGTCCCACCGAAGGAGCAAGCCGTGTCGTCAAAGCCGACGCTGTATCGCGGCCATGAAGGCATGTGGATGTGGATGGTCCACCGCGCCACAGGAGTAGCGGTCTTCTTCTTCCTACTCGTCCATGTGCTCGATACCGCCCTCGTACGCATCTCCCCCCAGGCGTACAACCAAGTCATTGGCAACTACAAGACCCCCCTCTACGGACTGCTCGAGGCGGCACTGGTCGCGGCGATCGTCCTCCACGCGTTCAACGGCCTGCGCATCATCGCCGTAGACCAGTGGACGTGGGCGTTGCGCCACCAGAAGCTGCTCGTGTGGATCGTGTGGGGCATCTTCGTCGTCCTCATGGCCGGGTTCCTGCCGCGCCACCTCAGCCACGTGTTTGGCGGTGCGTGA
- a CDS encoding succinate dehydrogenase iron-sulfur subunit has product MTAVDDAPIAVDEVPTLTVTLRIRRMNPEGNADHAPGEDYWEEFQVEAHATDRLLDALHKVKWEQDGTLAFRRSCAHGVCGSDAMRINARNRLACKTLLKDLNPAKPILVEPIAGLPVEKDLIVDMEPFFASYRQIMPFLMTSGPTPERERLQTPAQRERFEDTTKCIMCAACTTACPVFWTDGQYFGPQAIIGAHRFIFDSRDEGQWDRLEILNDTAGVWKCRTTFNCTEACPRGIEVTKAISEVKRALNTGKI; this is encoded by the coding sequence ATGACAGCTGTAGACGACGCCCCCATCGCCGTCGACGAGGTCCCCACCTTGACCGTCACGCTACGCATCCGGCGGATGAACCCGGAAGGCAATGCAGATCACGCACCCGGCGAGGACTACTGGGAGGAATTCCAGGTCGAGGCCCACGCGACCGATCGCCTGCTCGACGCCCTACACAAGGTCAAGTGGGAGCAAGATGGCACGCTCGCGTTCAGGCGCTCTTGCGCCCACGGCGTGTGCGGATCCGATGCGATGCGCATCAACGCCAGGAACCGGCTCGCGTGCAAGACCCTGCTCAAGGACCTCAACCCGGCCAAGCCGATACTGGTGGAGCCGATCGCGGGACTGCCCGTCGAGAAGGACCTGATCGTCGACATGGAGCCGTTCTTCGCCTCCTACCGCCAGATCATGCCGTTCCTCATGACGTCCGGACCCACACCGGAACGCGAACGACTGCAGACGCCCGCGCAGCGGGAGCGCTTCGAGGACACCACCAAGTGCATCATGTGCGCGGCGTGCACCACAGCATGCCCCGTGTTCTGGACGGACGGCCAATACTTTGGCCCCCAGGCGATCATCGGCGCGCACCGCTTCATCTTCGACAGCCGCGACGAGGGCCAGTGGGACCGCCTCGAGATCCTCAACGACACGGCCGGCGTGTGGAAGTGCCGCACCACGTTCAACTGCACTGAGGCCTGCCCCCGCGGCATCGAGGTCACCAAGGCCATCTCCGAGGTCAAGAGGGCGCTCAACACAGGCAAGATCTAA
- a CDS encoding mannose-1-phosphate guanylyltransferase produces the protein MSTTPPPTGPIPGFAAVVPAGGVGSRLWPLSRADRPKFLLDLLGEGRTLLQATLDRLEPLAENTLVVTGERHAAAVAAQLPSLGESGIVAEPSPRDSMAAIALAAAILERRHGPIVMGSFAADHVIRKQGAFDAAVREAAEVARTGKVVTIGISPTGPSEAFGYIESGDALAGADADANAGTAREVTAFEVVAFTEKPDAATAAAFLETGRYFWNAGMFVVRTDVLLGHLDRLQPTMASGVRAIAAAWDGPGRAGALATIWPTLTRIAIDHAIAEPVAAQGGVAVVPADLDWYDIGDFDSLAGLLPPRADGVTVLDRDQPTAVHGAPGAVVIGGNKAVVIIGIPDAVVVDSGDALLITTRAAAQDVRHASAAVEAASGFSAP, from the coding sequence ATGAGTACAACTCCGCCACCCACTGGGCCCATTCCTGGATTCGCCGCCGTCGTCCCCGCAGGCGGGGTGGGATCGCGGCTGTGGCCCCTGTCGCGCGCGGACCGCCCAAAGTTCCTGCTCGACCTCCTCGGCGAGGGGCGCACTCTGCTGCAGGCCACCCTCGACAGGCTTGAGCCTTTGGCCGAGAACACCCTGGTGGTGACGGGGGAAAGGCACGCCGCCGCGGTCGCGGCTCAACTGCCCTCCCTGGGCGAGTCGGGCATCGTCGCGGAGCCGAGCCCCCGTGATTCGATGGCGGCAATCGCGCTGGCTGCAGCAATCTTGGAACGCCGCCACGGCCCGATCGTCATGGGCTCCTTCGCTGCCGACCATGTGATCCGCAAGCAGGGGGCCTTCGATGCGGCGGTGCGCGAAGCCGCCGAGGTGGCCCGCACCGGAAAGGTGGTCACCATCGGGATCTCGCCGACGGGGCCGTCGGAGGCGTTCGGGTACATCGAATCGGGCGACGCGCTCGCGGGCGCCGATGCGGATGCCAACGCAGGAACCGCGCGGGAAGTCACGGCGTTTGAAGTCGTAGCGTTTACCGAGAAGCCCGACGCTGCCACCGCCGCCGCATTCCTCGAGACCGGGCGTTACTTTTGGAACGCGGGCATGTTTGTGGTGCGCACGGATGTCCTCCTCGGCCATCTTGATCGCCTACAGCCCACGATGGCCAGCGGAGTCAGGGCGATTGCCGCGGCGTGGGATGGACCTGGTCGCGCGGGTGCTCTCGCGACCATTTGGCCGACGCTCACGCGCATCGCGATCGACCATGCGATTGCGGAACCCGTCGCGGCCCAGGGTGGCGTCGCCGTGGTGCCCGCGGATCTTGACTGGTACGACATCGGCGACTTCGACTCCCTCGCTGGGCTGTTGCCGCCGAGGGCAGACGGGGTGACGGTTCTCGACAGGGACCAGCCGACGGCCGTCCATGGCGCGCCGGGTGCGGTGGTCATCGGCGGGAACAAGGCCGTGGTGATCATCGGGATTCCCGACGCCGTGGTGGTCGACTCCGGCGATGCCTTGCTGATCACCACACGGGCTGCCGCCCAGGACGTTAGGCACGCTTCGGCCGCGGTCGAAGCGGCGAGTGGATTCTCCGCGCCGTGA
- a CDS encoding cytidine deaminase: MTDIDWGALRSAASAASARAYVPYSHYPVGAAALTDTGNIVTGANVENASYGLTLCAECALVSKLHTDALGTRLVAFACVDAAGAPLQPCGRCRQLLYEFGGDELLIDGPEGTLTMKDILPWAFGPAHLENHTHLEDTK; encoded by the coding sequence ATGACTGACATCGATTGGGGCGCCCTGCGCTCGGCGGCCAGCGCCGCTTCCGCACGGGCATACGTGCCCTACTCCCACTACCCGGTGGGAGCCGCGGCGCTGACCGACACGGGCAACATCGTCACGGGTGCCAACGTCGAGAACGCGTCGTATGGCCTCACGCTGTGCGCCGAGTGCGCCTTGGTCTCCAAACTGCACACCGATGCACTGGGCACCCGCCTGGTCGCGTTCGCTTGCGTCGACGCGGCGGGCGCCCCGCTGCAGCCATGCGGCCGATGCAGGCAACTGCTCTACGAATTCGGCGGCGACGAGTTGCTGATCGACGGCCCAGAGGGCACCCTGACCATGAAGGACATCTTGCCGTGGGCGTTTGGCCCTGCCCATTTGGAAAACCACACGCACCTGGAGGACACCAAGTGA